In Sulfuracidifex metallicus DSM 6482 = JCM 9184, a single window of DNA contains:
- a CDS encoding Glu/Leu/Phe/Val dehydrogenase: protein MSDIVTSDLYTQQLKKLERVSQILSLENDVIESLSQPERVIQVKVNLKGNDGRVKTFIGWRSQHNSALGPYKGGVRFSPNVTQTEVMALSMMMTWKNSLLGLPYGGGKGGIRVDPKSLHRDELERLSRGYVKAIYNYIGSDIDIPAPDLNTDPQIMAWFLDEYIKVSGKVDFATFTGKPVEIGGLSVREYSTGLGLATITKVATEKILDGIEGKRIIIQGFGNVGYYAAKFLTEMGGKVIGVSDSKGGIITENGIDPEKVLELKKNGEPISSYEGKKVTNEQLLTWDCDILIPAAVENVINKTNASQVKAKIIVEGANGPLTADADDILRRNNVTVIPDILANSGGVVGSYVEWANNKMGDIVEDEEAKKLIITRMEKAFNNMYQEHEKKFSEYDFRTSAMAIAIERVVRASKLRGLM, encoded by the coding sequence ATATCTGATATTGTAACTTCTGATTTGTATACACAACAATTAAAGAAACTAGAGAGAGTATCCCAGATATTGTCGCTTGAAAATGACGTTATAGAGTCGCTATCCCAGCCAGAGAGAGTAATTCAGGTAAAGGTTAATCTAAAGGGCAACGATGGAAGAGTTAAAACTTTCATTGGATGGCGTTCTCAGCACAACAGTGCCTTAGGACCTTATAAGGGAGGAGTGAGGTTTTCTCCGAATGTGACCCAGACAGAAGTTATGGCACTATCTATGATGATGACATGGAAGAATTCCCTTTTAGGTCTTCCGTATGGAGGAGGAAAAGGGGGTATAAGGGTTGATCCTAAGTCTCTACATAGAGATGAGCTGGAAAGATTATCGAGAGGATACGTTAAGGCAATTTATAACTACATAGGAAGCGATATAGACATCCCCGCTCCTGACCTTAATACAGATCCACAAATAATGGCATGGTTTCTAGATGAGTACATTAAAGTAAGTGGAAAGGTAGATTTCGCTACGTTCACGGGTAAACCCGTTGAAATAGGAGGACTAAGCGTAAGGGAGTATAGCACTGGACTAGGACTGGCAACTATAACGAAAGTTGCAACAGAAAAGATTTTAGATGGCATTGAAGGAAAGAGAATAATAATTCAAGGTTTCGGTAATGTAGGATATTATGCTGCTAAATTTCTAACGGAGATGGGAGGAAAGGTAATAGGAGTTAGTGACTCTAAAGGTGGGATTATAACCGAAAATGGAATCGATCCTGAAAAGGTATTGGAATTAAAGAAAAACGGAGAGCCCATATCGTCTTACGAAGGTAAGAAGGTTACTAATGAACAATTATTGACATGGGATTGCGATATTCTAATTCCGGCCGCTGTTGAAAATGTAATCAATAAGACAAACGCGTCGCAAGTTAAGGCAAAAATAATTGTAGAAGGAGCTAACGGTCCCCTAACGGCTGACGCGGACGACATTCTAAGGAGGAACAACGTGACAGTAATTCCTGATATATTGGCAAACTCTGGTGGGGTAGTGGGAAGTTATGTAGAATGGGCGAATAACAAAATGGGAGACATAGTAGAGGACGAAGAGGCAAAGAAGCTAATTATTACAAGAATGGAAAAGGCATTCAACAACATGTACCAAGAACACGAGAAGAAGTTTAGTGAGTATGATTTCCGTACTTCAGCTATGGCAATAGCAATAGAAAGGGTAGTTAGGGCGTCTAAATTAAGAGGACTAATGTAA
- a CDS encoding ATP/GTP-binding protein encodes MKITDLHIKNFKSISAIELNDIGGFNVVVGYNGYGKTNFLTAIYLFLRNLSSGIEKKSIEDRNNELLLLWKGYDTSSEMRLGGRIEFTSEETNKILGKNAPIILEVENEVKYSGGYAEWNVDRVVINGSPPGKDDLQTIRKIAEYASQHVEYVPIFDQTYFDETMKRMMDMNSSPINLRRYWYDFVNLVSKTIPEIKGMEFWEGRKLVLNVYDMPIYIDWAASGFQRVLLMLFIIWLSGNKILLVEEPEINMHPTLQSKIMKLIKSWTDSGILQAFITTHSPYVVSSNVDSYIVLRRIEGSSTAVLVKPRDGLKNILSILKISLSDIVFNRIVILTDYNAEPVVINNWLRRLNIVPEDTGIQVFKVTSTLELDNWLKLRRMLKLDTIFLGMCDSIDISLREYCVPMSKEVESYYNKQVLLNVLKNMGISPDDKELKDLGKEENLKWLFNLMKKRGIDYNQIRTSIGEMISQVDTVEIPKEIEILANKIKSIQTLT; translated from the coding sequence GTGAAGATTACCGACTTACACATAAAGAATTTTAAAAGTATATCAGCGATAGAATTGAATGATATCGGTGGCTTCAATGTTGTAGTAGGATATAATGGGTACGGCAAAACTAATTTCCTGACTGCAATCTATCTATTCCTTAGAAACCTTTCTTCTGGAATTGAAAAGAAGTCAATAGAGGATAGGAATAACGAGCTTCTTCTTTTATGGAAAGGTTACGATACATCGTCAGAGATGCGACTTGGAGGAAGGATAGAGTTTACTTCAGAAGAGACTAATAAAATCTTAGGCAAAAATGCCCCTATAATTTTGGAGGTTGAAAACGAAGTTAAATACAGTGGAGGTTATGCTGAGTGGAACGTGGATAGGGTAGTTATAAACGGCTCCCCGCCGGGCAAAGACGATCTACAGACTATCAGGAAAATCGCGGAGTATGCATCTCAACACGTTGAGTATGTCCCCATATTCGATCAAACCTATTTCGATGAAACTATGAAGAGAATGATGGACATGAATAGTTCTCCAATAAATCTAAGAAGGTATTGGTATGATTTCGTTAACTTAGTAAGCAAGACCATACCGGAAATAAAGGGCATGGAATTTTGGGAGGGAAGGAAACTTGTGCTTAATGTATATGACATGCCTATATATATCGACTGGGCTGCAAGTGGTTTTCAAAGAGTACTTCTCATGTTATTTATAATATGGTTAAGTGGTAACAAAATACTTTTGGTTGAGGAGCCCGAGATCAATATGCATCCCACGCTTCAGTCTAAGATAATGAAGTTAATCAAAAGCTGGACTGATTCTGGAATCCTTCAAGCATTCATAACTACTCACTCCCCCTACGTTGTCTCCTCAAACGTAGACTCCTACATAGTACTCAGGAGGATTGAAGGTAGCTCTACTGCAGTGCTTGTGAAACCTAGAGATGGCTTAAAGAACATTTTAAGTATACTTAAGATTAGTCTTAGTGATATAGTATTTAATAGAATTGTGATTTTAACTGACTATAACGCAGAGCCGGTAGTTATCAACAACTGGTTGAGGAGACTCAACATAGTACCTGAGGATACTGGAATCCAAGTATTTAAGGTCACATCTACATTGGAATTGGATAATTGGCTAAAGTTAAGGAGAATGCTAAAGCTAGATACCATATTTCTTGGTATGTGCGATAGCATAGACATCAGCCTTAGGGAATATTGCGTTCCAATGAGTAAGGAAGTTGAAAGCTATTATAATAAGCAAGTCTTACTTAACGTTCTGAAAAACATGGGAATATCGCCTGATGATAAGGAGCTAAAGGATTTAGGTAAGGAGGAGAATTTGAAGTGGCTTTTCAATCTAATGAAAAAGAGGGGAATTGACTATAATCAAATTAGAACTTCAATAGGAGAAATGATAAGCCAAGTAGACACGGTAGAAATACCTAAAGAGATAGAAATCTTGGCAAACAAAATTAAATCCATTCAGACTCTAACATAA
- a CDS encoding SDR family oxidoreductase, translating to MDLQIKGKRVLVTASSRGIGFSVAKAFLSEGAIVTISSSSKINLDKAKEKLSSIGRVYSFVADMRDVDQVKSLIKDAEASMGGLDVLCYVTGSPKPGNISTLSDDDWRDAFNLLLLNAVVAVRESAKLMKDGGRIVLSTSMTLREPLPNLDLSNVVRLSLAGLVKSASNELAEKGILVNAVLPGWTMTERVSQLVKDRAQRESKNEDEVLRDITSQIPLKRIASPEEVANVFLFLASSMSTYITGQLITVDGGFVKGIF from the coding sequence ATGGATCTACAAATTAAAGGTAAGAGAGTTTTAGTAACTGCTTCAAGCAGGGGTATTGGATTTTCCGTAGCAAAGGCCTTTCTTTCGGAAGGGGCTATAGTAACAATTTCCTCAAGCTCAAAGATAAATCTGGATAAAGCCAAAGAGAAGCTATCATCTATAGGAAGAGTGTATTCTTTTGTAGCAGATATGCGCGATGTTGACCAAGTAAAGTCCCTTATAAAAGACGCTGAAGCTAGTATGGGTGGATTGGACGTTCTATGTTACGTTACAGGTTCCCCTAAACCAGGTAACATATCTACACTCTCAGATGACGATTGGAGGGACGCGTTTAATCTTTTGCTCCTTAACGCGGTAGTTGCAGTCAGGGAATCTGCAAAATTGATGAAAGATGGGGGCAGGATAGTTCTTTCCACTTCAATGACTTTAAGGGAACCTTTGCCTAATCTAGATCTATCTAATGTAGTCAGATTGTCGCTTGCTGGACTAGTCAAGTCAGCCTCAAATGAACTTGCAGAGAAGGGAATTCTCGTCAACGCTGTTCTCCCAGGTTGGACAATGACAGAGAGGGTTTCACAGCTAGTCAAGGACAGAGCTCAAAGGGAGTCTAAAAACGAAGATGAAGTTCTGAGAGATATTACATCTCAAATTCCTTTGAAGAGAATAGCATCTCCAGAGGAGGTAGCTAACGTCTTCTTGTTCTTGGCTTCCTCCATGTCAACGTATATAACCGGTCAATTAATAACAGTAGACGGTGGATTTGTAAAGGGAATCTTTTAA
- a CDS encoding cobalamin B12-binding domain-containing protein yields the protein MMSSEKRIKVIVAKLGLDGHDRGAKVIARALKDAGMEVVYTGLRQTPEQIVKAAIQEDADVIGISILSGAHLELIPHITKLMKENHIDDVVLVVGGVIPPQDIQTLKNMGVDHVFIPGSNLKEISEFIKEAVAKKRGQKLERTS from the coding sequence TTGATGTCTTCCGAGAAAAGAATCAAGGTAATCGTGGCTAAACTTGGCTTAGATGGCCATGATAGAGGTGCCAAGGTAATAGCAAGAGCTCTTAAAGATGCTGGAATGGAAGTAGTATATACTGGATTAAGGCAAACTCCAGAACAAATCGTAAAGGCAGCGATACAGGAGGACGCGGATGTAATTGGAATAAGCATACTTAGTGGTGCTCATTTAGAACTCATTCCCCACATTACAAAGTTGATGAAAGAGAATCATATAGACGATGTAGTTCTAGTTGTAGGAGGCGTAATTCCTCCACAGGACATTCAAACGTTGAAAAACATGGGCGTAGATCATGTCTTTATCCCAGGCTCAAACCTAAAGGAAATCTCAGAATTCATCAAGGAAGCTGTAGCGAAGAAGAGGGGCCAAAAGCTTGAGCGAACTTCTTGA
- a CDS encoding DedA family protein: MNLEPTSYTILLVLMFLEALGLPVPSEVIMPLAGYFSSQGQYNLVGAILIGTLGAMIGSLFDYFIASRIGEPILLRYGKYIKLNQSNLMKMYSWFNSYGVFAVFFARFLPALRALISYPAGLVRMNIGRFSIATLLGQLIWNGVLAYVGFLFGKNYSTVVGQIDHLVYVITIILIIVLILVVILYKHNFLKFKR, from the coding sequence ATGAATTTAGAGCCTACGTCTTACACTATTTTACTTGTTCTTATGTTTTTAGAAGCACTAGGTTTGCCCGTGCCTAGCGAAGTTATAATGCCATTAGCTGGCTATTTCTCATCTCAAGGTCAATATAATTTGGTAGGTGCTATATTAATAGGAACGCTAGGTGCTATGATAGGATCCTTGTTTGATTACTTCATAGCATCTAGAATAGGAGAGCCTATTCTTTTAAGATATGGAAAATATATCAAATTAAATCAAAGTAATTTAATGAAGATGTATTCATGGTTTAACTCTTATGGAGTTTTTGCGGTCTTTTTTGCTAGATTCCTTCCTGCCTTACGTGCCTTAATATCGTATCCTGCTGGATTGGTGAGGATGAACATAGGTCGCTTTTCAATAGCCACGCTATTGGGCCAACTTATTTGGAACGGAGTGTTAGCTTACGTAGGCTTTCTATTTGGCAAGAACTACTCTACAGTGGTCGGCCAAATAGATCATTTAGTTTATGTGATAACAATAATACTAATTATAGTGTTGATACTAGTTGTGATTTTATACAAACATAACTTTTTAAAGTTTAAACGATAA
- a CDS encoding winged helix-turn-helix domain-containing protein yields the protein MAELSGTTLKIYNYMIKQKKPVRLTKIQRDLNMSSKSLVHYHLKKLMEEGLIREVDDGYVVSKVVLEDYIRIRNTILPNSMFLASFFLTSLVIFIALSLFYQGTGASEIFGFLSISTAAVYFIRDVLKKMKNIST from the coding sequence ATGGCAGAGCTTTCGGGAACAACGTTGAAGATCTATAACTACATGATAAAGCAGAAGAAACCAGTTAGGCTGACCAAGATACAGAGAGACTTGAACATGAGTTCGAAATCCTTGGTTCACTATCATTTGAAGAAATTAATGGAAGAAGGTCTGATCAGAGAAGTGGATGACGGATATGTAGTCAGTAAGGTAGTTCTTGAGGACTACATAAGAATAAGGAATACCATACTTCCCAATTCTATGTTTCTCGCATCGTTCTTTCTTACTTCATTAGTAATATTCATTGCACTGTCTTTGTTTTATCAAGGTACGGGGGCAAGCGAGATTTTCGGATTTCTTTCAATATCTACTGCGGCTGTATATTTCATAAGAGATGTTTTAAAGAAAATGAAAAATATATCAACTTAA
- a CDS encoding NUDIX hydrolase produces MNRPLMAVGALIQQNGKVLLVKRTKPPNAGTWAIPGGKVEYGETVQEALIREINEETGLIVKPSKLLAVVQIIKEGFHYIILDFICNIEGGSLRPASDAEEARFFSVEELGKLGISSTTIEMLKRYIKGEELPIYILDRES; encoded by the coding sequence ATGAATAGACCATTAATGGCAGTAGGTGCACTAATACAGCAAAACGGAAAAGTTCTTCTTGTGAAAAGGACAAAACCTCCTAATGCAGGTACATGGGCTATACCAGGAGGAAAGGTAGAATACGGAGAAACTGTTCAGGAGGCTCTCATTAGGGAGATTAATGAAGAGACAGGTCTGATAGTAAAGCCAAGTAAGCTATTAGCTGTGGTTCAGATAATTAAGGAAGGATTCCATTACATTATTTTAGATTTCATTTGTAATATAGAAGGAGGGAGTTTAAGGCCTGCTTCCGATGCTGAGGAAGCTAGATTTTTCTCCGTAGAAGAATTAGGAAAATTGGGAATTTCTTCTACTACTATTGAAATGCTGAAGAGGTATATTAAAGGAGAGGAATTACCAATTTACATTTTAGATAGGGAGAGTTAA
- a CDS encoding dihydrodipicolinate synthase family protein, giving the protein MMRIITAMVTPFNLKEEIDFPAVEQMISFQKKNGINEFWILGTTGEFNMLNEEEKVSLVRKTLEKTKSEDLHVGVSSDSVSNAIRLAKKFIDLGVGSIFSLPPIYHRTELKGLITYFDSLRKTGDRVTLYYNPLATGFNIPLVYIEKLLEEGLIDAIKVSTNNFQEFQNFINLRERTKFTLLSGNDSMILEAFLGTDGVVSSVSNFAPELFVEISKKASEGLSTDILNVTNKIKKLSEVTSMKDYPTGVKIAMKYRGLYVGNCRSPLQEDPNAQSVIYFTLKELEL; this is encoded by the coding sequence ATGATGAGAATCATAACTGCAATGGTAACTCCTTTCAATTTAAAGGAAGAAATTGACTTTCCAGCAGTAGAACAAATGATATCGTTCCAAAAGAAGAACGGGATTAATGAGTTCTGGATCTTAGGAACTACCGGAGAGTTTAACATGCTAAATGAGGAGGAAAAGGTTTCATTAGTAAGAAAAACATTAGAAAAAACTAAAAGCGAAGACTTGCACGTAGGAGTTAGCTCGGATTCCGTATCTAACGCAATAAGGTTAGCCAAGAAATTCATAGACTTGGGAGTTGGTTCTATCTTCAGTTTACCTCCTATTTATCATAGAACCGAATTAAAGGGATTGATTACTTACTTCGATTCTTTGAGAAAAACGGGGGACAGAGTTACCCTATATTATAATCCGTTGGCAACGGGCTTCAATATTCCACTAGTTTACATCGAGAAGTTACTCGAAGAAGGATTAATAGATGCGATTAAGGTATCTACAAACAATTTCCAAGAATTCCAGAATTTCATTAATTTGAGAGAAAGAACAAAATTTACGCTACTTTCTGGAAACGATTCCATGATACTGGAAGCCTTTTTAGGGACTGATGGAGTAGTGTCGTCAGTAAGCAACTTTGCTCCTGAACTCTTTGTCGAGATATCGAAAAAGGCATCAGAAGGATTGTCTACTGATATACTTAACGTCACAAACAAAATAAAGAAGCTATCTGAGGTTACAAGCATGAAAGATTATCCTACTGGGGTTAAAATAGCGATGAAATACAGGGGACTTTACGTGGGGAATTGTAGATCTCCCTTACAAGAAGACCCCAACGCTCAATCTGTTATTTACTTTACTTTGAAGGAACTAGAACTCTAA
- a CDS encoding metal-dependent transcriptional regulator: protein MEVSKREYDYLTVIKKYNDNGNPAKIARIAKDMNIAPSSVFEEISHLTEKNLVKKEKDGIWITESGEKEYEEWTKTHRVVETLLVKIGFDEKSACDISKKFDYMIPEEVMEKLYVYLGRPKKCPHGGEIP, encoded by the coding sequence ATGGAGGTATCTAAGAGAGAATATGATTATCTGACTGTCATAAAGAAGTATAACGATAATGGTAATCCAGCAAAGATAGCTAGAATAGCCAAAGATATGAATATAGCCCCTTCAAGCGTATTTGAAGAGATATCTCATCTTACTGAGAAGAACTTGGTAAAGAAGGAAAAGGACGGGATATGGATTACAGAGAGTGGAGAGAAGGAATATGAAGAATGGACAAAAACTCATAGAGTTGTGGAAACTCTATTAGTTAAAATAGGATTTGATGAAAAATCTGCATGCGACATCTCTAAGAAATTCGATTACATGATTCCTGAGGAGGTTATGGAAAAACTTTATGTATACCTGGGAAGACCCAAAAAATGCCCCCACGGTGGCGAGATTCCATAA
- a CDS encoding DUF2250 domain-containing protein, with translation MSDEDQILMDKLKDVLVDSRYLQVLQHLKKANVDYGKSIMLNTKIPIQDVVDILDYLEKKGLIERVHGATLKNTEAKFKLSSEVHKHHTYYTLTRIGDHLLRKLDERMLIKGYINLLKSDDLYLTLVSLADQLNADHALTYAKLTHKPIEEIIPKLEELERMGIFEEAQSKVIKFGDRKSKPKKETRTHHKYYGLTRIGELVVREMKRKGIISR, from the coding sequence ATGTCAGATGAGGATCAAATATTAATGGACAAGTTGAAAGATGTACTCGTAGATAGTAGGTACCTACAAGTTCTTCAGCATTTAAAGAAAGCTAATGTTGACTATGGTAAATCAATTATGCTTAACACCAAGATTCCAATACAAGACGTCGTAGATATTCTAGATTATTTAGAAAAGAAAGGATTAATAGAGAGAGTTCATGGCGCAACGTTGAAGAACACAGAAGCTAAGTTTAAACTTAGCTCTGAGGTACACAAGCATCATACGTATTATACTTTAACGAGAATCGGAGACCATCTTTTAAGGAAGCTTGACGAGAGGATGTTAATTAAGGGTTACATAAATCTACTAAAGTCTGATGATCTATATTTGACTTTAGTGTCTCTTGCAGATCAGCTCAATGCAGATCATGCCTTAACTTATGCAAAGCTTACTCACAAGCCTATCGAGGAGATAATACCCAAGCTGGAGGAGTTAGAAAGGATGGGTATATTCGAGGAGGCTCAATCTAAAGTAATAAAGTTTGGAGATAGAAAATCTAAACCTAAAAAGGAAACAAGAACCCATCATAAGTATTATGGCTTAACTAGAATAGGAGAGCTTGTAGTCAGAGAAATGAAACGTAAGGGCATTATAAGCCGTTAA
- the meaB gene encoding methylmalonyl Co-A mutase-associated GTPase MeaB, whose product MSELLDRAIKGDELSIARLLTKIEYVDPQGLIALEELSKRAGKAFTIGITGIPGAGKSTIIGALIEEYLKRGHKVGVVMIDPSSPFTKGSFMGNRIRMQEKTMLDNVFIRSLASRGHLGGVSAEALMLIEALDGLGFDRIIVETVGAGQTDTEIVSSVHSIAVLTVPGTGDEIQALKAGIMEIGDFYVINKADRPEAEASYISIKFAIDSAEINFRDGWKPLVLKTIATKGEGIKELVDTFEEHRSFLESKGIFSKRILERKSKMIELIVRREIEQLLQKSMEERKEELIKLPLMNAVYSLRAELLKKMNK is encoded by the coding sequence TTGAGCGAACTTCTTGATAGGGCTATCAAGGGAGACGAGCTTTCAATAGCCAGACTTCTGACTAAAATAGAATACGTAGATCCACAGGGACTTATAGCCCTGGAGGAGCTAAGCAAAAGAGCGGGAAAAGCTTTCACTATCGGAATAACGGGTATACCAGGAGCTGGTAAGAGTACAATAATAGGTGCTCTCATAGAGGAATATCTTAAACGCGGACATAAAGTAGGAGTCGTAATGATAGATCCATCTAGTCCTTTCACTAAGGGTTCCTTCATGGGAAATAGGATAAGGATGCAGGAGAAAACCATGTTAGATAACGTCTTTATAAGGAGTCTGGCTTCAAGAGGCCATCTTGGAGGAGTATCTGCAGAGGCATTAATGCTAATAGAGGCATTGGACGGTTTAGGTTTTGATAGAATAATAGTGGAAACTGTAGGCGCAGGACAAACTGATACAGAGATAGTATCCAGTGTTCATTCAATAGCTGTCCTTACAGTTCCTGGAACGGGGGACGAAATCCAGGCTTTGAAAGCTGGAATAATGGAAATAGGTGACTTTTACGTAATCAACAAGGCTGATAGACCTGAGGCTGAGGCTTCCTACATTTCGATTAAGTTCGCTATAGATTCAGCAGAAATAAATTTCAGAGATGGATGGAAACCGTTAGTTCTCAAAACTATCGCAACTAAAGGAGAGGGGATAAAGGAGCTAGTTGACACGTTTGAAGAGCACAGATCATTCTTGGAAAGCAAGGGCATTTTTTCGAAGAGGATACTCGAAAGAAAGTCCAAGATGATAGAACTAATTGTAAGGAGAGAAATTGAGCAGCTATTACAGAAAAGTATGGAAGAGAGAAAAGAGGAATTGATCAAATTACCCCTAATGAATGCTGTATATTCTCTCAGAGCAGAATTATTAAAGAAGATGAATAAATAA
- a CDS encoding DUF131 domain-containing protein encodes MNSLIDFGTLMIFIGFIIVFFGVIYELAKSVRRSSRVKSKEQEERKTEVGGVIFLGPIPIIFGSSKNISKWMLVVAAIITIVLILLYALPYFIS; translated from the coding sequence ATGAATTCGTTAATTGACTTTGGAACCTTGATGATTTTCATAGGCTTCATAATTGTTTTTTTTGGAGTAATTTACGAGTTAGCTAAGTCAGTTAGACGGTCTAGTAGAGTGAAGTCGAAAGAACAAGAGGAAAGAAAGACGGAAGTCGGAGGCGTAATATTCCTCGGTCCAATTCCCATAATATTTGGCTCTTCTAAGAACATTTCAAAATGGATGCTAGTTGTTGCAGCTATAATAACAATAGTTTTGATACTTCTTTACGCTCTACCTTACTTTATTTCGTAA
- the udg gene encoding type-4 uracil-DNA glycosylase: MSLDDIAIEVLSCKKCQLSKLRLNPVPGEGNPKAEIMFIGEAPGAKEDMMGKPFVGAAGKLLDTMINEVLGIQRKDVFITNVVKCRPPNNRDPLPEEIRACSTYLISQIREIKPRVIVTLGRHSTSFIFSSSGISFANITSVRGKFHQVKFYELEIKVFPTYHPAAALYNPSLREIIRQDFLKIKKEINSKSFTIDQFFDKDGSTN; this comes from the coding sequence ATGTCTCTAGATGACATAGCAATAGAAGTGCTATCCTGTAAAAAATGTCAACTTTCAAAGCTAAGGTTAAATCCAGTTCCTGGAGAGGGAAACCCGAAGGCAGAAATTATGTTTATAGGTGAAGCTCCGGGGGCAAAGGAAGATATGATGGGTAAGCCTTTCGTTGGAGCTGCAGGTAAGTTGTTGGATACTATGATAAACGAAGTTCTGGGAATTCAGAGGAAAGATGTATTTATCACGAACGTAGTGAAATGTAGACCTCCAAATAATAGAGATCCACTACCTGAGGAAATAAGGGCATGCTCAACTTATCTTATTTCTCAAATACGAGAAATAAAACCACGTGTTATAGTTACCTTAGGTAGACATTCTACTTCCTTTATCTTTTCGAGTTCAGGAATATCATTTGCTAATATAACAAGCGTAAGGGGAAAATTTCATCAAGTTAAATTCTACGAACTTGAAATCAAAGTATTTCCCACATATCACCCTGCAGCTGCACTATATAATCCCAGCTTAAGGGAAATTATAAGACAAGACTTCCTTAAAATAAAAAAAGAGATAAACTCTAAATCATTCACCATAGATCAGTTCTTCGATAAAGATGGATCTACAAATTAA
- a CDS encoding sulfite exporter TauE/SafE family protein yields MLADPSFSVTLSPLQLLLSIISGVLVGFSLGLIGGGGSILAIPLLLYFVGLASEAKTPSEYSYIVHLVLGTTALAVGLNAYLNAYMHFRKGNVRIKQGIFFTIPGVIGDIIGAYLSHLMSGAFVLFLFSFLMIAVAAKMWKTRCKSIQAKTDSTVVGNGKLGLASLTSGINLQRVIPAGFAVGFASGYFGIGGGFLVVPGLLFSSSLDMLRAVGTSLIAVGTFGVTAASTYAVYGDINVTVSILYLLGGIAGGYLGASMASTIPKSTLRKIFAIIIVLVAFYTMYQNVNGLYYIIHLL; encoded by the coding sequence ATGCTTGCCGATCCATCGTTTTCAGTAACTTTGTCGCCCCTACAATTGTTGTTGTCAATAATATCTGGGGTTCTAGTTGGATTTAGCCTTGGATTGATAGGCGGAGGTGGATCAATACTTGCAATACCACTGCTCTTATATTTCGTAGGATTAGCATCAGAGGCTAAGACACCTTCAGAGTATAGTTATATCGTACATCTAGTTTTAGGGACAACGGCACTCGCAGTTGGTTTGAATGCTTACCTTAACGCGTATATGCACTTTAGGAAAGGAAACGTTAGAATTAAGCAAGGTATCTTCTTTACAATCCCTGGAGTCATAGGAGATATCATAGGAGCTTATCTTAGCCATCTAATGTCTGGGGCATTCGTTCTATTTCTGTTCAGTTTCTTAATGATAGCCGTTGCAGCTAAGATGTGGAAAACTAGATGCAAGTCAATCCAAGCAAAGACTGATAGCACAGTTGTAGGAAACGGTAAGTTAGGTTTAGCATCTCTAACATCTGGAATAAACCTTCAAAGGGTAATCCCAGCAGGTTTTGCTGTAGGTTTTGCCTCAGGCTATTTTGGAATAGGAGGAGGATTCCTCGTAGTTCCAGGGCTTCTGTTCAGTTCCTCTTTAGATATGCTAAGGGCAGTAGGTACTTCCTTAATTGCCGTAGGGACCTTTGGAGTTACTGCTGCTTCCACTTATGCAGTTTACGGTGATATTAATGTTACAGTAAGCATCTTGTATCTACTTGGAGGTATAGCTGGAGGTTATCTAGGGGCTTCAATGGCTTCTACCATTCCAAAGTCTACATTAAGAAAAATATTTGCTATAATAATTGTTCTAGTGGCTTTCTATACTATGTATCAAAACGTAAACGGTCTATATTATATCATTCATCTCTTATAA